The nucleotide sequence TCGATCTTGGCGGCTTGGTACTCGGCCTCGGCTTGGCGTAGGGCCAACTCAAGGTCGGGGTTGGACAGGCGGGCGATGATCTGGCCGGCTTCGACGTTCTCGCCGTTGCGGACGAACACTTCCTCGACCCGTCCGGGCGCTTCGACACGCACGGTCTCCCGCAGCGCCGGTTCGATGACGCCTTCGCTCCAGACATAACTCGGGAACTGGATCAACCCCACGAGCAGAACGATCGCGCCGAACGCCGAGAGCGTCCAAACCCATGCTTTGGCCCGCTTGCGGTGCAGCTCGGGATCGGTGAGCAGGTACTTGATCAGCTTGAAGATCGGCACGATGAAGAACGTCGTGATCGCGCCCAGGCCCATGATCAGGCCGACGACCTTGACCTCTTCGGGCAGCTGATAGAGCACCATCAGCATGATCGCGAAGCCGATGAAGATGCGGTAGACGCTCGATGTGATGTTGAACAACACGAGCTGCCAGCGCTGGCTCTTGGGCGGCAGCGGCTTGGTCTCCTTCACGCGGTAGATGTACCGCCGCACCAAGCCGAGCGTGTACTCGCGGGACTTGTGCTGAAGGTTGGGGATCTCGAGCCAATCCGACAGGATGTAGTAACCGTCGTAACGCAGCAACGGGTTGGCGTTAAAGAGGATCGTGCTCACGCCGGCCACGAGCATCACGTTGTACGCGAGTTGGCTGGTGAGCGAGGTCTCGTCGGTGAAGAAGAAGATGATCGCAGCGATGGCGGCGCAGAAGATCTCGGCGATCATCCCGGCCGCGCCGACGAAGATGCGCTTCCACTTGTTCGGGAAACCCCAAGCCGTCGACGCATCGACATACGGACAGGGGAAGAGCACCAGGAACATGATGCCGACCTCGTGGCACTCGCCACCGAAGCGCCGACAGCTGAACGCGTGGCCCATCTCGTGGATGAACTTCACCCCGACGAACGTCAGGCCCAGCAACATCCACTTGACCGGATCGCCGCCTTGGAAAAGCGCGGACGTCTGATTGCCCAGCTCTTCCCACTTGGGCAAGAGCAACGCGATGGCAACGGCCACGACGACCAGCCAAACGATCATGCCGCCCCACGACATGATCGGCCCGACCGCCGGGAGCCAACGCCTCAGGAAGTTGTCGGGGTCCCACAGCGGAATGCGCGGGAACAACAGGTTCATCAATCGGCCCTGCAGCTTCTTGGTCTTCTGCTGCTTGTGGCGACGCAGCAGA is from Planctomycetota bacterium and encodes:
- a CDS encoding biotin/lipoyl-binding protein, translating into MTLQLRPTFSESWYRVKDLSLRLRPTAQISRQYYRGERWYVVRDPASNQFHRLSDAAYRFVGLLDGSVTVGQAWEIVGGQMDDMAPTQPEVIQILTQLYAANLVETNISPDAQVLLRRHKQQKTKKLQGRLMNLLFPRIPLWDPDNFLRRWLPAVGPIMSWGGMIVWLVVVAVAIALLLPKWEELGNQTSALFQGGDPVKWMLLGLTFVGVKFIHEMGHAFSCRRFGGECHEVGIMFLVLFPCPYVDASTAWGFPNKWKRIFVGAAGMIAEIFCAAIAAIIFFFTDETSLTSQLAYNVMLVAGVSTILFNANPLLRYDGYYILSDWLEIPNLQHKSREYTLGLVRRYIYRVKETKPLPPKSQRWQLVLFNITSSVYRIFIGFAIMLMVLYQLPEEVKVVGLIMGLGAITTFFIVPIFKLIKYLLTDPELHRKRAKAWVWTLSAFGAIVLLVGLIQFPSYVWSEGVIEPALRETVRVEAPGRVEEVFVRNGENVEAGQIIARLSNPDLELALRQAEAEYQAAKIESRAAMMENMANFQALERQAEYREESLKKARADFEELSITAPIAGRFIAQDPSNYIGAYMQLGQELGRIDQRDELEVIAYIDQQSRDRMTVQPTPEAVANGWVQVRPAADTGVTLAAVDWQVDQAPVNSVESSILTVAGGGAFANDPTDQTGRGTSEDLYVMRMTLRNPGENIVTGQRTYVRARVDKEPLIVQGWRKLLQVIQSQSTAQAQG